A genomic stretch from Mycobacterium malmoense includes:
- the mmaA3 gene encoding methoxy mycolic acid synthase MmaA3 codes for MFENRVGATRRRSDLDNVQAHYDLSNEFFALFQDPTRTYSCAYFPREGMTLHEAQLAKLDLTLGKLGLRPGMTLLDIGCGWGSVMKRAVEKYDVNVVGLTLSKNQHAYCRQLLGDIDSNRLRRVLLRDWADFGEPVDRIVIIEALEHFGFHRYDDFFKFAYEVMPADGVMLLHAITGLHVKQVVERGIPLTMEMAKFIRFIVTDIFPGGRLPMIEKVEDHSTKVGFTVARIQSLQPDFAKTLDFWAEALQAHRGEAIAIQSEEVYERYMRYLTGCAKAFRMGYIDCNQFTLKK; via the coding sequence ATGTTTGAAAATCGTGTGGGGGCCACGCGCAGGCGGTCTGATTTAGACAATGTCCAGGCGCACTACGATCTGTCGAACGAGTTTTTCGCGCTGTTTCAGGATCCGACTCGCACGTACAGCTGCGCGTACTTCCCGCGCGAGGGCATGACCCTGCACGAAGCGCAGCTCGCCAAGCTCGACCTGACGCTGGGCAAGCTGGGGCTAAGGCCGGGCATGACCCTGCTCGACATCGGCTGCGGGTGGGGCTCGGTGATGAAACGCGCCGTCGAGAAGTACGACGTGAACGTCGTCGGGCTGACCCTGTCGAAGAACCAGCATGCTTACTGCCGGCAACTGCTCGGCGATATCGACAGCAACCGGTTGCGACGAGTGCTGCTGCGCGACTGGGCAGACTTCGGCGAACCGGTCGATCGGATCGTCATCATTGAAGCCTTGGAGCACTTCGGCTTTCACCGCTACGACGACTTCTTCAAGTTCGCCTACGAGGTCATGCCCGCGGACGGTGTGATGCTGCTACACGCGATCACGGGGCTGCATGTGAAGCAGGTCGTGGAGCGGGGCATACCGTTGACGATGGAGATGGCCAAGTTCATCAGGTTCATCGTGACCGACATCTTCCCCGGCGGCCGGCTGCCGATGATCGAGAAAGTCGAGGATCACTCGACGAAGGTGGGATTCACGGTGGCCCGCATCCAGTCGCTGCAACCGGACTTCGCCAAGACCCTCGACTTCTGGGCCGAGGCCCTTCAGGCACACCGGGGCGAGGCCATCGCGATCCAGTCCGAAGAGGTCTACGAGCGATACATGAGGTATCTGACCGGCTGCGCCAAGGCATTCCGCATGGGCTACATCGACTGCAACCAGTTCACGTTGAAAAAGTGA
- a CDS encoding RNA polymerase sigma factor — MADLDGVFRREWGPAVAALARWSGDLTVAEDAVQEACAEALRTWPDDGVPDRPGGWLVTVARNRARDRLRRESARPAKELAAVMDDIRARTDRTDPHQVRDDELRMMFTCAHPALDRQSQLALTLRLVSGLTVAEIARALLQTETAVGQRITRAKNKVRHANIPLRVPPAGLLPERTPHVLGCIYSVFTEGYWSTAGPSAIRDELCDEGVRLAQELCALMPHEPEAQALAALVLLHDSRRATRVDDAGALVPLEEQDRRRWDRGRIARGLDRLRRAEGSTGPYLPQAVIAALHATAPAWDQTDWLTICAAYDRLLQLTDSPVVRANRALALGFRDGPDAGLAALEEVAHDPRLARSNLVATVRADLLRRAGRPTEAVAWYRMALESNGSEPGRDFLRRRIAECGG, encoded by the coding sequence ATGGCCGACCTGGACGGCGTCTTTCGGCGGGAATGGGGCCCGGCCGTGGCCGCGCTGGCGCGGTGGTCGGGTGACCTCACGGTCGCCGAGGACGCCGTCCAGGAAGCCTGCGCCGAGGCGCTGCGCACCTGGCCCGACGACGGTGTGCCGGACCGTCCCGGCGGATGGTTGGTGACCGTCGCCCGCAACCGCGCCCGTGACCGTCTACGCCGCGAATCTGCGCGTCCCGCAAAGGAATTGGCGGCCGTAATGGACGACATCCGGGCACGTACCGATCGCACCGACCCGCATCAGGTGCGCGACGACGAGCTGCGGATGATGTTCACCTGCGCGCATCCGGCGCTGGACCGGCAGTCGCAGCTGGCGCTCACGTTGCGGTTGGTGTCCGGGTTGACCGTCGCCGAGATCGCCCGTGCGCTGCTGCAGACCGAGACCGCGGTCGGCCAGCGAATCACGCGCGCCAAGAACAAGGTTCGCCATGCCAACATCCCGCTGCGGGTGCCGCCCGCGGGGCTATTGCCCGAGCGCACGCCACACGTGCTCGGCTGCATCTACTCGGTGTTCACCGAGGGATATTGGTCGACGGCGGGCCCGTCGGCGATTCGTGACGAGCTGTGCGACGAGGGCGTCCGGCTGGCGCAGGAGCTGTGCGCGCTGATGCCGCACGAGCCGGAGGCGCAGGCCCTGGCCGCCCTTGTGCTGCTGCACGATTCGCGGCGGGCGACGCGGGTGGACGACGCCGGGGCGCTGGTGCCGCTCGAGGAGCAGGATCGCCGCCGGTGGGACCGCGGCCGCATCGCCCGCGGGCTGGACCGGCTACGCCGGGCCGAGGGTTCGACGGGCCCGTACCTGCCGCAGGCGGTGATTGCCGCGCTGCACGCCACGGCACCCGCCTGGGACCAGACCGACTGGCTCACCATCTGCGCGGCCTACGACCGACTGCTGCAGCTGACCGACTCGCCGGTGGTGCGGGCCAACCGCGCGCTGGCGCTCGGTTTCCGCGACGGCCCGGACGCCGGCCTGGCCGCGCTGGAGGAGGTGGCGCACGATCCCCGGCTGGCCCGCTCGAACCTCGTCGCGACGGTGCGCGCCGATCTGCTGCGGCGCGCGGGACGGCCCACCGAGGCCGTCGCGTGGTACCGAATGGCGTTGGAGTCCAACGGTTCCGAGCCGGGCCGTGACTTCTTGCGGCGGCGCATCGCCGAATGCGGCGGGTAG
- the rplA gene encoding 50S ribosomal protein L1, whose amino-acid sequence MSKNSKAYRAAAEKVDRVNLYTPLQAAKLAKETSSTKQDATVEVAIRLGVDPRKADQMVRGTVNLPHGTGKTARVAVFAVGDKADAAVAAGADVVGSDDLIEKIQGGWLEFDAAIATPDQMAKVGRIARVLGPRGLMPNPKTGTVTPDVAKAVADIKGGKINFRVDKQANLHFVIGKASFDEKNLAENYGAALDEVLRLKPSSSKGRYLKKITVSTTTGPGIPVDPSVTRNFAEA is encoded by the coding sequence ATGAGCAAGAACAGCAAGGCATACCGCGCCGCCGCCGAGAAGGTGGACCGCGTCAACCTGTACACCCCGCTGCAGGCGGCCAAGCTCGCCAAGGAGACGTCGTCGACCAAGCAGGACGCAACCGTCGAGGTGGCGATCCGGCTCGGCGTCGACCCGCGCAAGGCGGACCAGATGGTCCGCGGCACGGTCAACCTGCCGCACGGCACCGGCAAGACGGCCCGGGTCGCGGTGTTCGCCGTCGGCGACAAAGCCGATGCTGCCGTCGCCGCGGGAGCTGACGTGGTCGGCAGCGACGACCTGATCGAGAAGATCCAGGGCGGCTGGCTGGAATTCGACGCCGCGATCGCGACCCCCGACCAGATGGCCAAGGTCGGTCGCATCGCCCGCGTGCTGGGTCCGCGCGGCCTGATGCCCAACCCCAAGACCGGCACCGTCACCCCCGACGTCGCCAAGGCCGTCGCCGACATCAAGGGCGGCAAGATCAACTTCCGCGTCGACAAGCAGGCCAACCTGCACTTCGTCATCGGCAAGGCGTCCTTCGACGAGAAGAACCTGGCCGAGAACTACGGCGCCGCGCTTGACGAGGTGCTGCGGCTCAAGCCGTCGTCGTCGAAGGGCCGCTACCTGAAGAAGATCACCGTGTCGACCACCACCGGCCCGGGCATTCCGGTCGACCCGTCGGTCACCCGCAACTTCGCCGAGGCCTGA
- the hadC gene encoding (3R)-hydroxyacyl-ACP dehydratase subunit HadC — protein MALKTDIRGMVWRYPDYFVVGREQLRQFAQAIKCEDPACYDEDAAAELGYDNIVAPMTFVSILAKLVQTDFFRNVDIGMETMQIVQVDQRFVFYKPILAGDKLWARMHIHSVDERFGADIVVTKNICTNDDGEVVIEAYTTLMGHQGDDSIQLRWDKESGQVVRTS, from the coding sequence ATGGCGCTCAAGACCGACATCCGCGGGATGGTCTGGCGGTATCCCGACTACTTCGTCGTGGGCCGCGAGCAGCTTCGTCAGTTTGCGCAAGCTATCAAGTGCGAGGATCCGGCCTGCTACGACGAGGACGCGGCCGCCGAACTCGGTTATGACAACATCGTTGCGCCGATGACGTTCGTGTCGATACTTGCGAAACTTGTCCAGACGGACTTCTTCCGGAATGTCGACATTGGCATGGAGACCATGCAGATCGTCCAGGTCGACCAGCGGTTCGTCTTCTACAAGCCGATACTGGCCGGCGACAAGCTGTGGGCCAGGATGCACATCCACTCGGTGGACGAGCGTTTCGGCGCCGACATCGTCGTCACCAAGAACATCTGCACCAACGACGACGGCGAGGTGGTGATCGAGGCCTACACCACCCTGATGGGCCATCAGGGTGATGACTCCATCCAACTCAGATGGGACAAGGAATCCGGACAGGTCGTCAGAACGTCGTAA
- the mmaA4 gene encoding hydroxymycolate synthase MmaA4 — MAEQPTGPTKTRTRFEDIQAHYDVSDDFFALFQDPTRTYSCAYFEPPDLTLEEAQYAKIDLNLDKLDLRPGMTLLDIGCGWGTTMKRAVEKYDVNVVGLTLSKNQHARCEQVLGALDTDRSREVRLHGWEDFDEPVDRIVSIEAFEHFGHENYDDFFKRCFDIMPDDGRMTVQSSVGYHPFDMAARGKKLSFETARFIKFIITEIFPGGRLPSTEMMVEHGEKAGFVVPEPLSLRPHYIKTLRIWGDTLESNKDKAIEVTSEEVYNRYMKYLRGCEHYFADEMLDCSLVTYLKPGAAA, encoded by the coding sequence ATGGCTGAGCAACCGACTGGCCCGACGAAGACGCGGACGCGTTTCGAAGACATTCAGGCGCACTACGACGTCTCCGACGACTTCTTCGCCCTGTTCCAGGACCCGACCCGGACCTATAGCTGCGCGTACTTCGAGCCGCCGGATCTCACGCTGGAAGAGGCCCAGTACGCCAAGATCGATCTCAACCTGGACAAGCTGGACCTCAGGCCGGGCATGACGCTGCTCGACATCGGCTGCGGCTGGGGCACCACCATGAAGCGCGCCGTCGAAAAGTACGACGTCAACGTCGTCGGCCTGACGCTGTCCAAGAACCAGCACGCCCGCTGCGAGCAGGTGCTGGGGGCGCTGGACACCGACCGCTCGCGTGAGGTGCGGCTGCACGGCTGGGAGGATTTCGACGAGCCCGTCGACCGGATCGTGTCGATCGAGGCCTTCGAGCACTTCGGGCACGAGAACTACGACGACTTCTTCAAGCGGTGTTTCGACATCATGCCCGACGACGGCCGGATGACCGTCCAAAGCAGCGTCGGCTATCACCCGTTCGACATGGCCGCCCGCGGCAAGAAGCTGAGCTTCGAGACGGCGCGCTTCATCAAGTTCATCATCACCGAAATATTTCCCGGCGGCCGCCTGCCGTCCACGGAAATGATGGTCGAACACGGTGAGAAGGCCGGTTTCGTTGTGCCCGAACCCCTTTCGCTGCGGCCCCACTACATCAAGACGCTGCGGATCTGGGGCGACACGCTGGAGTCCAACAAGGACAAGGCCATCGAGGTCACCTCCGAAGAGGTCTACAACCGGTACATGAAGTATCTGCGTGGCTGCGAGCACTACTTCGCCGACGAGATGCTCGACTGCAGCCTGGTGACCTACCTCAAGCCGGGCGCTGCCGCCTAA
- a CDS encoding ABC1 kinase family protein: protein MSSTKHREVAKLDRVPLPVEAIRIASTGWQVTRTAARVVTKLPAKGPLQQKVIKQLPQTFADLGPTYVKFGQIIASSPGAFGESLSREFRGLLDRVPPADTKEVHNLFAEELGGQPSELFATFEEEPFASASIAQVHYATLHSGEEVVVKIQRPGIRRRVAADLQILKRFAQAVELAKLGRRLSAQDVVADFSDNLAEELDFRLEAQSMDAWISHLHASPLGRNIRVPQVHWDFTTERVLTMERVQGIRIDDVAAIRKAGFDGTELVKALLFSVFEGGLRHGLFHGDLHAGNLYVDEQGRIVFFDFGIMGRIDPRTRWLLRELVYALLVKKDHAAAGKIVVLMGAVGTMKPEAQAAKDLERFATPLTMQTLGDMSYADIGRQLSALADAYDVKLPRELVLIGKQFLYVERYMKLLAPKWQMMSDPQLTGYFANFMVEVSREHQTDIEV from the coding sequence ATGAGCTCCACCAAACACCGCGAGGTGGCCAAGCTTGACCGGGTGCCGCTGCCCGTCGAAGCGATCCGGATAGCGTCCACCGGCTGGCAAGTCACGCGCACCGCCGCCCGCGTCGTCACCAAGCTCCCGGCCAAGGGGCCCTTGCAGCAGAAAGTGATCAAGCAGCTCCCCCAGACCTTCGCCGACCTGGGACCGACGTACGTCAAGTTCGGACAGATCATCGCGTCCAGCCCCGGCGCGTTCGGCGAGTCGCTGTCCCGCGAATTCCGCGGCCTGCTCGACCGGGTCCCGCCCGCCGACACCAAGGAAGTCCACAACCTCTTCGCCGAGGAGCTCGGCGGCCAGCCCTCGGAGCTGTTCGCCACCTTCGAGGAAGAACCGTTCGCGTCGGCGTCCATCGCGCAGGTGCACTACGCGACCCTGCACAGCGGCGAGGAGGTCGTCGTCAAGATCCAGCGCCCGGGCATCCGGCGCCGCGTCGCCGCCGACCTGCAGATCCTCAAGCGCTTCGCCCAGGCCGTCGAGCTGGCCAAGCTGGGCCGCCGGCTGTCAGCACAGGACGTCGTCGCCGACTTTTCCGACAACCTCGCCGAGGAACTGGACTTCCGGCTCGAGGCGCAGTCGATGGACGCCTGGATTTCCCACCTGCACGCCTCCCCGCTGGGCCGCAACATCCGGGTGCCGCAGGTGCACTGGGACTTCACCACCGAGCGGGTGCTGACGATGGAGCGGGTGCAGGGCATCCGGATCGACGACGTCGCCGCCATCCGCAAGGCCGGGTTCGACGGCACCGAGCTGGTGAAGGCGCTGCTGTTCAGCGTGTTCGAGGGCGGCCTGCGGCACGGGCTGTTCCACGGCGACCTGCACGCCGGCAACCTCTACGTCGACGAACAAGGTCGCATCGTGTTCTTCGACTTCGGGATCATGGGCCGCATCGACCCGCGCACCCGCTGGCTGCTGCGCGAGCTGGTGTACGCGCTGCTGGTGAAAAAGGACCACGCCGCGGCCGGCAAAATCGTCGTGCTGATGGGCGCCGTCGGCACCATGAAGCCGGAGGCCCAGGCCGCCAAGGACCTGGAGCGCTTCGCCACCCCGCTGACCATGCAGACGCTGGGTGACATGTCGTATGCCGACATCGGGCGGCAGCTCTCGGCGCTGGCCGACGCCTACGACGTCAAGCTGCCCCGCGAGCTGGTGCTGATCGGCAAGCAGTTCCTCTACGTCGAGCGGTACATGAAGCTGCTGGCACCGAAGTGGCAGATGATGTCCGACCCGCAGCTGACCGGGTACTTTGCCAATTTCATGGTCGAGGTCAGCCGCGAGCACCAGACCGACATAGAAGTGTGA
- the rplK gene encoding 50S ribosomal protein L11, with product MAPKKKVVGLIKLQIVAGQANPAPPVGPALGQHGVNIMEFCKAYNAATENQRGQVIPVEITVYEDRSFTFALKTPPAAKLLLKAAGVGKGSAEPHKTKVAKVSWDQVREIAETKKSDLNANDIDAAAKIIAGTARSMGITVE from the coding sequence ATGGCCCCGAAGAAGAAGGTCGTCGGGCTGATCAAGCTGCAGATCGTGGCGGGACAGGCCAACCCTGCTCCGCCGGTGGGACCCGCGCTTGGCCAGCACGGCGTCAACATCATGGAGTTCTGCAAGGCGTACAACGCCGCCACGGAGAACCAGCGCGGCCAGGTCATCCCGGTGGAGATCACGGTCTACGAGGACCGCAGCTTCACCTTCGCGCTCAAGACGCCGCCCGCCGCCAAGCTGTTGCTCAAGGCGGCCGGCGTGGGCAAGGGCTCGGCGGAGCCGCACAAGACCAAGGTCGCCAAGGTCAGCTGGGATCAGGTGCGCGAGATCGCCGAGACCAAGAAGTCCGACCTTAACGCCAACGACATCGACGCCGCCGCGAAGATCATCGCCGGCACCGCCCGATCGATGGGCATCACCGTCGAATAG
- a CDS encoding YciI family protein: MQYFALLISQERDWTPEERAAEMAAYQSFHAKAAPAIRAGDALLPTATGVRITEGPDAPVITDGPFAEAAEVACGYYVFEADNLDEALALARDIPAARHGAIEVRPTYHVFDPEWSRAGGQWLALLLEPPASASAPGTPEWLAEAARHGEFAAGAGDHIVGGAALHESTTATTVRVRDGQALLTDGPYVEGAEIATGFYVLAAADRDEAVKLAAMIPASAVQLRQLAGASGL; the protein is encoded by the coding sequence ATGCAGTATTTCGCTCTGTTGATCAGCCAGGAGCGCGACTGGACCCCCGAAGAGAGGGCCGCGGAAATGGCGGCCTATCAAAGTTTCCACGCCAAGGCCGCGCCGGCCATCCGCGCCGGTGACGCGCTGTTGCCGACGGCGACGGGCGTGCGCATCACCGAGGGTCCCGACGCGCCGGTAATCACCGACGGCCCGTTCGCCGAGGCGGCCGAGGTGGCTTGCGGCTACTACGTGTTCGAGGCCGACAACCTCGACGAGGCGCTGGCGCTGGCCCGTGACATTCCCGCCGCCCGCCACGGCGCGATCGAAGTTCGGCCGACCTACCACGTGTTCGATCCCGAGTGGTCGCGCGCCGGCGGCCAGTGGTTGGCGCTGTTGCTGGAGCCACCGGCATCCGCGTCCGCGCCCGGCACGCCGGAGTGGCTGGCGGAAGCGGCGCGGCACGGCGAATTCGCTGCTGGCGCAGGCGATCACATTGTCGGCGGCGCCGCCTTGCACGAGTCGACGACGGCGACCACGGTGCGGGTCCGCGACGGCCAGGCGCTGTTGACCGACGGGCCCTACGTGGAGGGAGCCGAGATCGCGACCGGCTTCTACGTGCTGGCCGCCGCCGACCGCGACGAAGCGGTCAAACTGGCCGCGATGATCCCCGCCTCGGCCGTGCAGCTGCGCCAGCTGGCGGGAGCCTCCGGCCTGTAG
- the mmaA1 gene encoding mycolic acid methyltransferase MmaA1, with product MAKLRPYYEDSQATYDISDDFFGLFLDRTWVYTCAYFERDDMTLEEAQLAKLDLALDKLKLEPGMTLLDVGCGWGGALVRAVEKYDVNVIGITLSRNHYERSKSRLAAIPTTRHAEARLQGWEEFDEPVDRIVSFEAFDAFHKERYGAFFERSYDILPDDGRMLLHSLFTYDRRWLHEQGIALTMSDLRFLKFLRESIFPGGELPSEPDIVDNAKNAGLSLEQTQLLQPHYAKTLDAWAANLEANRERAIELQSEQVYDNFMRYLTGCAERFRRGLINVGQFTLAK from the coding sequence ATGGCCAAGCTGAGACCGTATTACGAAGACTCGCAAGCCACGTACGACATTTCGGACGATTTTTTTGGGCTCTTCCTCGACCGCACCTGGGTCTATACCTGCGCCTACTTCGAGCGCGACGACATGACGCTGGAAGAGGCGCAGCTGGCCAAGTTGGACCTGGCGCTGGACAAGCTGAAACTCGAGCCCGGGATGACGTTGCTCGACGTCGGGTGCGGCTGGGGCGGGGCGCTGGTCCGCGCCGTCGAGAAGTACGACGTCAATGTCATCGGCATCACGTTGAGCCGAAACCACTACGAGCGCAGCAAGTCTCGGCTGGCGGCCATCCCGACGACGCGGCACGCCGAGGCACGGCTGCAGGGCTGGGAAGAGTTTGACGAGCCCGTCGACCGGATCGTTTCCTTCGAGGCGTTCGACGCGTTCCACAAGGAGCGGTATGGCGCGTTCTTCGAACGCTCCTACGACATCCTCCCCGACGATGGCCGGATGCTGTTGCACAGCCTGTTCACCTATGACCGTCGGTGGTTGCACGAGCAGGGCATCGCGCTGACGATGAGCGACCTGCGGTTCCTCAAATTCCTGCGCGAGTCGATTTTCCCGGGCGGCGAACTTCCTTCCGAGCCCGACATCGTCGACAACGCAAAAAACGCGGGACTCTCCCTGGAGCAAACGCAACTGCTGCAGCCGCATTACGCAAAAACCCTGGACGCGTGGGCGGCCAACCTGGAGGCTAACCGGGAACGCGCCATCGAGCTGCAGTCCGAGCAGGTGTACGACAACTTCATGCGCTACCTGACCGGATGCGCGGAGCGCTTCCGTAGGGGGCTCATCAACGTGGGCCAATTCACTCTCGCGAAGTAA
- the mmaA2 gene encoding cyclopropane mycolic acid synthase MmaA2 → MAKDLTPHFDDVQAHYDLSDDFFRLFLDPTQTYSCAYFERDDMTLEEAQLAKIDLALGKLGLQPGMTLLDVGCGWGATMRRAIEKYGVNVVGLTLSKNQAVHVRKSFNDMDSPCGRRVLLAGWEQFDEPVDRIVSIGAFEHFGHDRYDDFFTMAHNALPDAGVLLLHTITGLTGPQCVERGIPLTFEMARFIKFIVTEIFPGGRLPSIEMVQERSSKAGFRLTRRQSLQPHYARTLDLWAEALQAHRDEAVAIQSEEVYERYVKYLTGCANAFRIGYIDVNQFTLEK, encoded by the coding sequence ATGGCCAAGGATCTGACGCCGCACTTCGACGACGTGCAGGCGCACTACGACCTGTCCGACGACTTCTTCCGCCTGTTCCTGGACCCCACCCAGACCTACAGCTGCGCCTACTTCGAGCGCGACGACATGACGCTGGAAGAGGCGCAGCTCGCCAAGATCGACCTGGCGCTGGGCAAATTGGGCCTGCAGCCCGGCATGACGCTGCTCGACGTGGGCTGCGGCTGGGGCGCCACCATGCGCCGGGCGATCGAAAAGTACGGCGTGAACGTCGTCGGCCTGACGTTGTCGAAGAACCAGGCCGTCCACGTGCGGAAGTCGTTCAACGACATGGATAGCCCCTGCGGCAGGCGAGTGCTGCTGGCCGGCTGGGAACAGTTCGACGAGCCCGTCGACCGGATCGTGTCGATCGGCGCGTTCGAGCACTTCGGCCACGACCGCTACGACGACTTCTTCACGATGGCCCACAACGCGCTGCCCGACGCGGGCGTGCTGCTGCTGCACACGATCACCGGGTTGACGGGACCGCAGTGCGTCGAGCGCGGCATACCTTTGACGTTCGAGATGGCCCGCTTCATCAAGTTCATCGTCACCGAAATCTTTCCGGGCGGCCGGCTGCCGTCGATCGAGATGGTCCAGGAGCGCTCGTCGAAGGCGGGCTTCCGATTGACCCGCCGGCAGTCGCTGCAGCCGCATTACGCCAGGACCCTCGACCTGTGGGCGGAGGCCCTGCAGGCGCACAGGGACGAGGCCGTCGCCATCCAGTCCGAAGAGGTCTACGAGCGCTACGTCAAGTATTTGACCGGCTGCGCCAACGCATTTCGGATCGGCTATATCGACGTCAACCAGTTCACCCTGGAGAAATAG
- the nusG gene encoding transcription termination/antitermination protein NusG: MTTFDGETSAGEAVDVHEVAESPEISETISETAAHAEPVEEVDPAAALKAELRSKPGDWYVVHSYAGYENKVKANLETRVQNLDVGDYIFQVEVPTEEVTEIKNGQRKQVNRKVLPGYILVRMDLTDDSWAAVRNTPGVTGFVGATSRPSALTLDDVVKFLLPRAATKKAAKGAASTAAVTEAGGLERPAVEIDYEVGESVTVMDGPFATLPATINEVNAEQQKLKVLVSIFGRETPVELTFSQVSKI, from the coding sequence GTGACTACCTTCGACGGTGAAACGTCCGCGGGTGAGGCGGTCGACGTGCACGAGGTCGCCGAGTCCCCTGAGATCTCAGAGACCATCTCAGAGACCGCAGCGCACGCGGAGCCGGTTGAGGAGGTCGACCCGGCCGCCGCGCTCAAGGCGGAGCTGCGCAGCAAGCCCGGCGACTGGTACGTCGTCCACTCCTACGCGGGATACGAGAACAAGGTGAAAGCCAACCTGGAAACCCGCGTGCAAAACTTGGACGTCGGCGACTACATCTTCCAGGTGGAAGTGCCCACCGAAGAGGTCACCGAGATCAAGAACGGCCAGCGCAAGCAGGTCAACCGTAAGGTGTTGCCCGGCTACATCCTGGTGCGCATGGATTTGACCGACGACTCGTGGGCCGCGGTGCGCAACACGCCGGGGGTTACCGGGTTCGTCGGCGCGACGTCGCGCCCGTCGGCCCTGACGCTCGACGACGTGGTGAAGTTCCTGCTGCCGCGTGCGGCCACGAAGAAGGCCGCCAAGGGTGCGGCCAGCACGGCCGCCGTCACCGAGGCGGGCGGGCTGGAACGTCCGGCCGTCGAGATCGACTACGAGGTCGGCGAATCGGTGACCGTCATGGACGGACCGTTCGCCACGTTGCCGGCCACCATCAACGAGGTCAACGCCGAACAGCAGAAGCTCAAGGTGCTGGTGTCGATCTTCGGCCGCGAAACCCCGGTGGAACTGACCTTTAGCCAAGTTTCCAAGATCTAA
- the secE gene encoding preprotein translocase subunit SecE, whose amino-acid sequence MSDEGDVANDAASDGGDTEDGRGSGGRTAVVTVTRPQRPTGKRSRQRVADADEDVDVESPDEVEAAEKDVKKDKAKKRRTGKKAKKSRKSGDRSVNPVVFVYTYLKQVVTEMRKVIWPNRKQMLTYTSVVLAFLAFMVALVGLADFGLAKLVLLVFG is encoded by the coding sequence GTGAGCGACGAAGGCGACGTTGCCAACGACGCCGCAAGCGACGGCGGCGACACCGAGGACGGCCGCGGGAGCGGCGGTCGGACGGCCGTGGTGACAGTGACGCGGCCGCAACGCCCGACCGGCAAGCGGTCGCGGCAGCGAGTGGCCGATGCCGACGAAGACGTCGACGTAGAGTCGCCGGACGAGGTCGAGGCCGCCGAGAAAGACGTCAAGAAAGACAAGGCCAAGAAGCGCCGGACCGGCAAGAAGGCCAAGAAATCGAGGAAATCCGGGGACCGTTCGGTCAATCCCGTCGTCTTCGTCTACACGTACCTCAAGCAGGTCGTTACGGAGATGCGGAAGGTGATCTGGCCGAACCGCAAACAGATGCTCACCTACACCTCGGTGGTGCTGGCGTTCCTGGCCTTTATGGTGGCGCTGGTCGGCCTCGCGGATTTCGGCCTGGCCAAGCTGGTGCTGTTGGTGTTCGGCTGA
- a CDS encoding alpha/beta fold hydrolase, which yields MEIRAGFAEIGSGDLKLYYEDMGAADDPPVLLIMGLGAQLLLWRTAFCERLVGRGLRVIRYDNRDVGLSGKTEPPPSGRPLVPRLLRFWFGLRGEAPYTLEDMADDAAALLDHLGIQRAHIVGASMGGMIAQIFAARFAERTTSLAVIFSSNNRRFLPPPAPRALLAILKGPPPGSPREVIVDNVVRVTKVTGSPRYRMTEEQIRADAAENYDRSYYPWGVARHFGAVLASGSLLAYNRRTVAPTVVIHGRADKLARPFGGRAVARAIGGARLVLFDGMGHDLPQQLWDRLISVLTSNFAEAR from the coding sequence ATGGAGATCCGCGCCGGCTTTGCGGAAATAGGCTCCGGCGACCTAAAGCTCTACTACGAGGACATGGGTGCCGCCGACGACCCGCCCGTGCTGCTGATCATGGGGCTGGGCGCGCAGCTGCTGCTGTGGCGGACCGCCTTCTGCGAGAGGCTGGTCGGTCGGGGCCTCAGGGTCATCCGATACGACAATCGCGACGTCGGCCTCTCCGGCAAGACCGAGCCGCCCCCGTCCGGCCGGCCGCTGGTCCCGCGGCTGCTCCGGTTCTGGTTCGGCCTACGCGGCGAGGCCCCCTACACGCTGGAAGACATGGCCGACGACGCCGCCGCCCTGCTGGACCACCTGGGCATCCAGCGCGCCCACATCGTCGGGGCGTCGATGGGAGGCATGATCGCCCAGATCTTCGCGGCCCGGTTCGCCGAGCGGACGACGTCGCTGGCGGTCATCTTCTCCAGCAACAATCGTCGCTTCCTGCCGCCGCCGGCGCCGCGCGCCCTGCTAGCAATCCTCAAAGGCCCGCCGCCGGGCTCGCCCCGCGAAGTGATCGTCGACAACGTGGTGCGCGTCACCAAGGTCACCGGCAGCCCGCGTTACCGCATGACCGAGGAGCAAATCCGCGCCGACGCCGCCGAGAACTACGACCGCAGCTACTACCCCTGGGGCGTCGCCCGGCACTTCGGCGCGGTCCTGGCCAGCGGTAGCCTGCTTGCCTACAACCGGCGGACCGTCGCACCGACCGTGGTGATCCACGGCCGAGCCGACAAGCTGGCCCGGCCTTTCGGCGGTCGCGCGGTCGCGCGCGCCATCGGCGGCGCTAGGTTAGTCTTGTTCGACGGCATGGGCCACGACCTGCCCCAGCAACTTTGGGACCGGCTGATCAGCGTGCTAACCAGCAACTTCGCCGAGGCCCGCTGA